A region of the Calditerricola satsumensis genome:
CCTCGCTTTTGTTCCCTTGGCTTGGTTGACCTCGCATCCACAATTATTGACCTAGAGCCACTTGACCCTTGACACATCCAAAAAGGTAGTGTATACTGCTTGACGTGAACGACGCGGGGTGGAGCAGCCAGGTAGCTCGTCGGGCTCATAACCCGAAGGTCGCAGGTTCAAATCCTGCCCCCGCAACCATATGGTGGCGGCGTAGCTCAGCTGGCTAGAGCGTACGGTTCATACCCGTAAGGTCGGGGGTTCGAGGCCCTCCGCCGCTACCAGCGTGGCCCGTTGGCGAAGTGGTTAACGCACCAGATTTTCAATCTGGCATGCAGGGGTTCGAATCCCCTACGGGTCACCATTTTCTTTTTTCTGGACGGTTAGCTCAGCTGGGAGAGCACCTGCCTTACAAGCAGGGGGTCGGCGGTTCGATCCCGTCACCGTCCACCATCCAACGCACGCCATCCTCGCCCGAACGGCAACAAGCCAAAACGGGCGTTTTTCTTTTTTTCGGGCTTCGACAGATGCGGCAAGAAGCGCTCCGGCCGCGACGGGCGATGCGGCGAGTCGGCTCGAGGGATCGGGGAACGGGCAGAGGAATGTCGGAAGATTCCCATCGCGAGGCGCACGAAATGACAGACTTTTGCGAAACGGGGGACGTATAATGGGGGCACCAAAGGAAGATGGGTGGTGACGAACGCGATGTTTCGCAAAACGGATGGGTGGACAGGGAAATTGTTCGGGCCGGTCCCGTGGCTGGCCGGAGCCGGTGAACCCGCCGAAAGGGGAGCGCAAGCCGTGCAGCGGGGGTGGATCCGGTGGGGGGTCCCCCTGCTCGTGATCGGGTTTTTGCTTGGACAAGCGGTGCTGGTCGAAGGGCTGGCCCCGTTTGCCGTGCCGTTTTTTGCGGTGGCGTACCATTTGCGCCGCGATCGGGTTCTGCCCATTGTCCTCGCCCTGTGCGGAGGGGCGGCGTTGGTGTCGACGGACCACCTCTTTGTGACGATCCTTTCGTGCGCCATGTACCTGATCCTCCAGCTCGGGTTGGAACGCCGCAAACGCGTGGCGCGGAGTGATCTCTCCCACGCGCCGCTTTTGACGGCGCTGGCGGTGTTTGGCGCCCATACCGGGTACACCTACGGTATGGCCAACGCCTTGACCGTCTATCAGGCGGTCGCCTACGCGGTGGAAGGGGCGCTCAGCTTCTTGCTGACGTTGATCTTTGTACAGGCCCTCCCCCTCATGACGTCACGCCGGTACCGCCATCCGCTGCGCCAAGAAGAAGCGGTCTGCGCGCTCATTCTTCTCGGTTCCGTGCTCATCGGCACGATCGACTGGCGGTTTTTCGGCGTGGCCGTGCACCACGTGCTGGCCCAATATTTCCTCCTCGTCTTTGCCTTCGCGGGCGGCGGGGGGATCGGGGTGACGGCGGGCGTGGTGATCGGGCTGATGCTCACCCTGGCCGACATCGGCGAGCTCAACCAGATGAGCCTGCTCGCGTTTGCCGGGCTCTTGAGCGGGCTGTTGCGCGAGGCGCGGAAGCCGGGGGCGGTGGCCGGCCTCCTGATCGGCGCGAGCCTCTTCACCTTCTATATGGAGCCAACGGGGCGGATGTGGAGCGCCCTTGGGGAATCGCTGGCGGCCGCGTTCCTGTTTGTGCTGACGCCGCGCGTGCCGTTGCGCCAGTTGGCCGCGCTTCTCCCGGGCACCCATGAGCACTTGATCAGCCAGCAGGCCTACATGCGCCAGGTGCGGCAGGCGACGGCCGCGCGCATTGAACAGTTCGCGCACCTTTTTCAGAAGCTGGCGCACAGTTTTGCCCAGGCGGATCGCGACGCCTCAGACGGCAAGACGGACGTGATGAAGGAGATGGATGCCTTTCTCAGTGGCGTGACCGCCGTCACGTGCAACGTCTGCCGGAGGAAGGATGTCTGCTGGGGCGAAAAGGCCGAGGAGACGTACGACTGGATGCGGTACTTTGCCGGGGTTGTGGCGGCGGACGGCGCATATCGACGCCAGATCCCTTTTGAGTGGAAGCGCCACTGCCTCAAGGCGCAGGACGTGCTCAAGGTGATGGCGGACCAGTACCCGGCGTTCCGCGAGCGCCTCCTCCTAAACCAGCGCATCCGGGACAGCCGACAGCTGGTGGCGGAGCAGTTGAGCGGGGTGTCGCGGGTGATGGGCGATTTTGCCGCGGAAATTCGCCGCGAGGGCCAGGACTTGGGGGTGCAGGAGGGACAGATTCGCGAGGCCCTCGAGGAGATCGGCCTGTCGGTGCGCAAGGTGGACATCTACAACCTGGCCGAGGGCAACGTCGACATCGAGGTGAGCCAGCCGAGCTGCAACGGCCGCGACGAATGCGAGAAAATCGTCGCCCCGCTGGTGTCCGATCTACTCGGGGAGACGGTGGCCGTGGCCGAAAAGCGTTGTCAGGCTTACGCCGACGGGTACTGCACGATGTGCCTGCGGACGGCCCACAAGTACCGGGTTGCGTCGGCCATCGCCGCGGTGGCCAAGGACGGCGGCTGGCTCTCCGGCGACAGCTTTGCCACCCTCGACCTCGGGAATGGGCGGTACGCCGTGGCCCTCTCCGACGGGATGGGGAACGGCGAGCGCGCCCACCGGGAGTCGAGCGAGACGCTGGAGCTCCTGAAGGAGATGCTGTGCGTGGGCTTTGACGAGCAGATGGCCATCAAATCGGTCAACGCCCTGCTCTCGCTGCGCACCACCGAGGACACCTTCGCCACCCTCGACCTGGCGATCCTCGATCTGCATACGGCGGAGGCCAAGTTCCTGAAGACCGGCTCGACGCCAAGCTTCATCAAGCGCGGACGCGAGGTGTTCACCGTGACGGCCGGCAATTTGCCGATTGGCATCCTGCGCGACATCGAGGTGGACGTCGTGACGCTTGGCCTCAAACCCGGCGACCTGCTCATCATGCTCACCGACGGCGTGTACGACGCGCCCAAGGTGGAAAACAAAGAGCGGTTCCTCAAGCGCATGATCGCCGATCTGGCCACCGATGATCCCCAGGAGGTGGCGGATCTCTTGCTCGAGCAGGTCGTGCGCCACCACCACGGCGCCATCCACGACGACATGACGGTGGCCGTCGTGCGCATCGATCCGTACGTCCCCGAGTGGGCCACCATTAAGATGCCGCGCCTGCGTCCCGTTGAACGGCCGCGCGTTGTCAGCTAGCGTTCGTCTCCGCTGGCCGTATCCGCCGCCGTGCAGGTATGCGCATCGCGCCTTCCGTCGATACTGGGAATGTCCCGTCTTTTCAGAATCCTTGGTCGGCGGGAGGCGATAGCGTTGCGCGAGATGGTTCTGGAACAGATTCTGCTCGTCACCGACGGGTGTTCCAACGTCGGGGGCGATCCGGTCGAAGCGGCGGCGGAAGCGCGGCGGCAGGGCATCGTGGTCAACGTGATCGGCGTCCTGCACGGGCAGACCCTTGGGGAGCACGGACGGCGGGAAGCCGAACGCATTGCTGCAGCGGGCGGTGGGGTGTGCCAGTTCGCCCAGCCGGAGCGGCTGTCGCACACGGTTCAGGCGGTCACGCGGCAAGCGATGACGCGGACGCTGCACGCCGTGGTGCGCGAGGAGCTGCGGACGCTTCTCGCCGAGGGGAACGCGGCGAGCCTGGCGCCCGAGCAGCGCGCGCGCCTGGCGGCCTCGATCGAGACGTGGGCCGAGGCCTGCCGCCTGCGCGTGTTTCTCCTCCTCGACACCAGTGCCAGCATGGCGCCGCTGGTCCCCACGGTACGCCGGGCGGTACGGGACTTTTTCCTTTGCTTGGCTGCGCGTACCGGGCCCAGCGAGTTGGCCGTCGGCGCCTTCCCGGGTGCCAAGGGAGACCTTGACCTCCTTGTCGACTGGACGACGGACGGCGCGGCGGCCCGCCTGGCCCTGGAACGGCCGCCGACGGGGCTCACGCCGACGG
Encoded here:
- the spoIIE gene encoding stage II sporulation protein E, producing the protein MFRKTDGWTGKLFGPVPWLAGAGEPAERGAQAVQRGWIRWGVPLLVIGFLLGQAVLVEGLAPFAVPFFAVAYHLRRDRVLPIVLALCGGAALVSTDHLFVTILSCAMYLILQLGLERRKRVARSDLSHAPLLTALAVFGAHTGYTYGMANALTVYQAVAYAVEGALSFLLTLIFVQALPLMTSRRYRHPLRQEEAVCALILLGSVLIGTIDWRFFGVAVHHVLAQYFLLVFAFAGGGGIGVTAGVVIGLMLTLADIGELNQMSLLAFAGLLSGLLREARKPGAVAGLLIGASLFTFYMEPTGRMWSALGESLAAAFLFVLTPRVPLRQLAALLPGTHEHLISQQAYMRQVRQATAARIEQFAHLFQKLAHSFAQADRDASDGKTDVMKEMDAFLSGVTAVTCNVCRRKDVCWGEKAEETYDWMRYFAGVVAADGAYRRQIPFEWKRHCLKAQDVLKVMADQYPAFRERLLLNQRIRDSRQLVAEQLSGVSRVMGDFAAEIRREGQDLGVQEGQIREALEEIGLSVRKVDIYNLAEGNVDIEVSQPSCNGRDECEKIVAPLVSDLLGETVAVAEKRCQAYADGYCTMCLRTAHKYRVASAIAAVAKDGGWLSGDSFATLDLGNGRYAVALSDGMGNGERAHRESSETLELLKEMLCVGFDEQMAIKSVNALLSLRTTEDTFATLDLAILDLHTAEAKFLKTGSTPSFIKRGREVFTVTAGNLPIGILRDIEVDVVTLGLKPGDLLIMLTDGVYDAPKVENKERFLKRMIADLATDDPQEVADLLLEQVVRHHHGAIHDDMTVAVVRIDPYVPEWATIKMPRLRPVERPRVVS
- a CDS encoding VWA domain-containing protein → MVLEQILLVTDGCSNVGGDPVEAAAEARRQGIVVNVIGVLHGQTLGEHGRREAERIAAAGGGVCQFAQPERLSHTVQAVTRQAMTRTLHAVVREELRTLLAEGNAASLAPEQRARLAASIETWAEACRLRVFLLLDTSASMAPLVPTVRRAVRDFFLCLAARTGPSELAVGAFPGAKGDLDLLVDWTTDGAAARLALERPPTGLTPTAPALRAALAHFRPRLASGEARGFAALPPASEKNAAGRASDGGLLRDYVF